Part of the Longimicrobium sp. genome, TTCCCTGCATGGGGAAGAGGGTGTCGCGGGCGCACTGCTGCACCAGGAGCGCGCCGGGGGCGATCAGCGATGCCGCGTCCGGCAGGTCGAGCGAGCGGCGCAGGCCCGGGGTGTACGCCATCCAGGTGTGGCGGCGCGCGTGGGACGGGAGGAGCGAGCCAATCTCCACCATCCAGGCGGTGACGCACGCGGCGCGGATGCGCGGGTCCGCCGCGGCCAGCAGCGATGCACGCAACGCGCCGCCCGAGAAGCCGATGCACCCGATCCGCGCCGGGTCCACGTCACTCCGCGTGGCGAGGTAGTCGATGGTGCGCCGGTCGTCCCACGCCAGCAGGCCCGGCCACGAGGCGCCCGACGCGAGCAGCGTCTTCGCCACCACCGCCTCGTACGCCGACGCCACGCGGTTCTCGGCCGCGACGCGCTCCGCCGTCCCCGGCGCGTGCGTGGCGAGGGAGCGGAATGCGTCGCGCGCCTCGGGGGGGATGGTCGCGGGGGCCAGCGTCTCAGGGCGCAGGCGGCGCTCGCCGAAGTAGAAGGCGTCGATTGCGATCACCACGAAGCCGCGCCGCGCCAGGACTTCGGCGTACGCGCGGCCGTAGAGGCGCTCGCGGTATTCGGCGAGCGCGGGCGGATCGTCGGGGCTGGTGACGAGCTTGCGGGCTCCCCAGGCGTACTGGCCGCCGTGGCAGTGGAGCGCGATCACCGCCGGCAGCCGACCGCGCCGGCCGTGCGGCACCAGCACCCGCGCCGGGATCGTGTACGCGGGCGATGCGTGGATCGAGACCGTCTCCACCGTGAAGCCGTCCCGCGGGTCGCGCGCCGTCGTCTCGCCGCGGACGGGGAGGGGCGTGGGGTCGAACCCAAGGTGGCGGTGCAGGGCGGGACGCGCGGCGGCCTTCCACGCGGCCAGCGTGCGCCAGCGCGGGTCGAGGAAGGAGAGCGTGGGCGCGCTCTCCCGCGCAAGCCACTCGACGGTGCCGTAGAGGTTGCCGAGGTCCGGGCCTGCGGCCTCGGCGAAGTCGGATGAAGGCGCGGGGCGGGGAAGCGGGTGGATGGGAAGCGCCAGCGCGCCCAGGGCGCCCAGCGCTTCCCGCCGCGTCATCCCCCGCGGATCGGTCACTGGGCGGAGACCGGGAGGTCGGCCCCGTTGCGGCGCAGCGTCACGCGGATGGGGTTCGCCAGGCGGGCGGCGAAGGCGTCCGTCGCGCGCCACCAGTCCTCCACCGCGCGGAAGTCGCCGCTGGCAGTCCATCCCGCGCCCACGTACTGCACCGTGGGGACGCCGGGTCGGGCGGTGGAGATCGCGAGGTAGTGGTCGTCCGTCTCGCGCGGCTCCATCCGCGTCTTCTCCATCAGGATGGCGGTGCCCAGGCTGCCGTGGCCGCCGTTCTTCCTCTCGACCGGGCCCCAGGTCGTGACCCACGCCCACGCGCCGGAGCGGCTGGAGGCGCCCACGATGCCCTCGCGCTTCACCGTGCCCACCGCGTACGGGATCTCCGCGCCGCCCTGCGTGCGGTAGGTGATCTCCTGGCGGAAGAAGTTGTGGCCCGCGTCGATGCTGATGCGCTTCGTCTCGGACACCTGCATGCCGCCCGCGTCCCACGGCTCGTAGCCCAGCTCGAAGACGGCGCGGATGGGACCGTCGGCGATGATGCGGTGCGTCTTGAAGTTCCTGGCGCGGTGCAGGGTGCCGTTGCGCCACACCGCGCTCCCGCCTGCCCCCAGCGTGGTGCCGACGGAGTAGAAGTCGGCGCCCTCGCCGGTGTCGCGGTGGTACGCGTCGTGGCCCTTGGCGTACCAGCGGTCCACGATCAGGTCGCGCACGCGCTTCGGCCAGATGTCGATCCCGCTGCTCACCAGCGGCTCGAACTCCTTCGCCTGCCACAGCCCCTGCCCGTAGATGCGGAAGGCGATGCGGTCGCTCTCCCACGCCACGTCGTCGCGATGGGTGTCGTGGCGGGCGTGCACGCGCGGGCGCACGGAGTCGCGCGGCGCCACCGCCTCCACCACGAAGTCACGCGTCTCGCGCGGCCGGTAGCTCGCCTGGAAGAGGAGCTCGTCCGTGGTCCCGTCCGCGTCCCCGTCGAGCGGCTGCGACACGATCTCCACGCCGGTCCCCGCGTCCGTCACGCGCACCCTGTCCGGCAGCACGCCCGGCAGCGCCTGCCGCAGCGCGCTCCACGCGATGGAGATCGTCTCGTCCGGCCGCTCCGCCGCCAGGCGGTTCTCTGTGCGCACGACCAGCGCCCCCCGCTGCTGCCCGCTGAGCGGCGCCGCGAGCGCGAGGAGGAGCGCCGAGGCGCGGATGCAGGTTTGTAGATGTTTCATGGTACGTCCCCTGAAGATCATTCGTAGGGGCGCGATTTATCGCGCCCACCGTCATCGTTCCACGAGCGAATGAATTCGCCGCTGGAACCACACAAAGTCCGCCTGCGCGGACTCCGGGTCCAATGCCGCGTTTCTCGAGCCGGCTTCAGCCGCCTTCCCGTGGTTCCAGCCGGGGGCTTCAGCCCCCGGCGATCCGGCGCGTGCCTACCGCAGATCCCCCATCGCCACGCCCTGCATGTCGGAGAACACCTGGTTCTCGCCGCCCATCGCCCAGCAAAAGGTGTAGTTGCGCGTGCCGCAGCCGGAGTGGATCGACCACCCGGGAGAGAGCGCGACGTCGCCGTCGCGCATCACCAGGTGGCGGGTCTCGGTGGGCTCGCCCATCATGTGAAAGACGACGGCGTCCGCGGGGACGTCGAAGTACAGGTAGACCTCGGTGCGGCGCGCGTGGGTGTGCGCCGGCATCGTGTTCCAAACACTCCCCGCCTGCAGCTCCGTGACGCCCATCACCAGCTGCGCCGTGGGAACGCCGCCGGGGTGGAAGTACTTGCGAAGCCTGCGCTGGTTCGCCTGCTCGGGCGTACCCAGTTCCGTGAGGTCCGCCTCGCTCTGCGGCACGTGGGCGGCGGGGAAGGAGGCGTGCGCCGGGTAGCTCACCAGGTAAAAGCGCGCCGGCGTGGCGGGGTCGTCGCTGTGGAAGACGACCTCGCGCGTGCCGCGGCCAAGGTAGAGCCCGTCGCGGTTCGCCATCGTGTACACCGTCCCGTCCGCCGTCACGCGCCCGGCGCCGCCGACGTTGAGGATCCCCACCTCGCGCCGCTCCAGAAAGAACTCCGCCGCCATCTCCGGCGGCGCCACCAGCCCGATGCCGTCCCCGGCCGGGACGATGCCGCCGAGCACCACGCGGTCCAGCTCCACGAAGCGCAGCGTGGCCGCGCCCGGCTGGAAGAGTGCTGGAACGAGGAAGCCGGCCCGCAGCTCCTCGGTGGTCATGCGGCGCGTCTGTTCGGGCCCGGGAAGGTAGTGCATGGAAACCAGTGCGTTAGAGCGTGAGTGCGTTGGTCGTTCAGGTCACGATCATTCAAACCGGGCAACAGCAAGCCGGAAGATGCTGAGAAGCCATATCCGCTCCTCCAGCCAGTGCGTCGCGCGAGGTAGAACGCACTCACGCACTAACGCACTTATTTCAACGAGCCATCCATCCGCCGTCCACCACCAGCACGTGCCCGTTCACGTAGTCCGCGGCGGGAGAGGCGAGGAAGACGACGGCGCCGGCCAGGTCCTCCGCCTCGCCCCAGCGGCCGGCGGGGATGCGCGCGCTGATCTCGCCGGCGCGGACGGGGTCATCCTGCAGCCGCTGCGTGTTGTCGGTGCGGAAGTAGCCCGGCGCCACCGCGTTCACCTGCACCCCGTGGCGCGCCCACTCGTTTGCGAGGGCGCGCGTGACGCCGGCGACCGCGTGCTTGCTGGCCGTGTAGCCCGGCACGGTGATCCCACCGCTGAACGAGAGGAGCGAGGCGACGTTGACGATCTTCCCCGCGCCGCGCTCCACCATCCGCGCGCCGAGGCGCTGCGACAGGATGAAGACGGAGTCCAGGTTGGTGCGCAGGACGCGGTCCCATTCCTCCAGCGGGTGATCGACGGCCGGGTGGCGGCTGATGGTGCCGCCGTTGTTCACCAGGATGTCGATCGAGCCCGCCGCGCTCTCCGCGTCGTCCGCCATCGCCAGGACGGCCGCGCGGTCGGAGAGGTCGGCCTCCACCTGCCACGCCGTGCGCCCGGCGGCGCGCACGTACGCCGCCGTCTCGTCGGTCCCGGAGCGACGGGTGCTGGCGCAGACCACGTCCGCCCCCGCCTCGGCGAGCCCCACCGCGATCGCCTGCCCCAGCCCGCGGCTCGCGCCGGTGACCAGCGCGCGCTTCCCCGCCAGGGAGAAGCGCGCCATCATCGAAGCCGTCACCGCCCCAGCTCCAGCGCGGCCAGGATCAGCGGGCCCACGCCCTTGTAGTCGTCCGTCACCACCGGCTCGCTCGCGTAGTAGGCGAACGTCCCGTCGCGCACGGAGCCGTCGCGGCGCGGGTTGCCGCCCAGGCCGGAGACCTGCACCACGTTGACGAGCGACGAGGTGCCGTCCGCGTTGTCGCGCACCAGGTTGGTCAGCAGCCCGTCGAAGCCGCGCTCGGCGAAGCGACGGTAGTCCGCGTCCAGATAGCCGAGCCGCGCGCCCTTGGCCAGCGCGTACACGAACATGCTGGACGCGCTCCCCTCCAGGTAGTTGCCCGTGCGGTTCGGCTGGTCCAGCATGTTCCACCAGAGCCCCGTAACCGGGTCCTGCACCCGGGCGATCGCCTCGGCGGCGTCGCCCAGCTCGCGGATCAGGGCGGGGCGGTCCGGGTGGGTGGCGGGGAAGTGGTCGAGCGCATCCACCAGCCCCATCACGTACCACCCCATCGCGCGCCCCCAGAAGTTGGGCGAGAGGCCGGTGGCGGTGTCGGCCCACGACTGCGCGCGGGCGGCGTCCCAGCCGTGGTACATCAGGCCGGTGCGCGGGTCGCGGGTGTGGCGCGAGACCAGGAAGAACTGGCGCGCCACGTCGTCCAGCGCCGCGGGCTCGTTGAAGGTGCGGCCGTACTGCGCGTAAAAAGGCGCGCCCATGAAGAGCCCGTCCAGCCACATCTGCTGCGGGTAGATCTTCTTGTGCCAGAAGCCGCCCTCGGCCGTGCGCGGCTGCGTGCGGAGCTGCTCGCGCAGGCGGTCCGCCGCCCTGCGGTAGCGCGCGTCCCGCGTGCGCTCCAGCAGGCCGAAGAGGAGGCGGCCCTGCGCCACCTCGTCGATGTTGTACTCCGCGGGGTCGTAGCCCTCTATGGAGCCGTCCGGCTTCACCCAGCGGTCCATGTTGGTCCTGACGTACTCCATCATCGCGGCATCGCGGCGGGCGAGGCCCACGCGCTCGATGGCGCCCAGCACCACCCCCGCCGTGTAGTCCCAGCGGCGGTGCGTCTGCGGGTTGCGGCGCATCACCGAGCGGGCGATGCGCACGGACCACGGCTGCCCATCCGGCGAGCGGCGGGCGCGCGGCACGGCGTTGGGGATCGCCACCGGCGCGTCGTTCGGCTGCCGCGTCCCTTCGCCCAGCTGCTGCGCGGCGGGGAGGTGCGCGATCTGCGCCTGCGCGGGCGCCCCGGCGAGAGCGGCGAGCAGCAGCGCCGCGAGGATGCCTGGCGACTGAAGTCGCGGCAACAACCGCGGGAAGTCCGCCTTCGCGGACTCCGCATCCAGATCGCGCGCGAATCCAAGTCCCCGCAGGGGGACTTCCTGCTTTTGTTGCAGCGACTTCAGTCGCCGGCAACATGCCACGGCGCTCATGGCCGCACCGCGGGTGCGGGCACGCGGCGGTCGCTCGGCAGCAGGTCGGCGGTGGTCTTGTCCGGCGCCCGATGCGAGGTGGGAGTGGCGCGGGTGCCGTTGATGAGCACGTCGTCGAACACCAGCTCCTTCACCCCCTCCGCCATGTTCCCGCGCGCCACGCCATCGAAGCGGCTGTCGATGATGCGGATGTTGGAGATCTCGGAGCGCGGGTAGGCGCGCATGTACAAGGCGTAGTTGCTCTTGCTGCTGGTGACGTTGCGCATCTCCACGTTGCGCACCACCGGCACGAAGGGGCCCGCCTGCCCCTCCTCGTAGTACAGGTCCACCGAGAGCACCGCGTCCTTGACCTGCCCCACGGTGACGTTGCGCATGTAGACGTGCTCCAGGATGCCGCCGCGCATCGCGTTGTTCTTGAAGCGAAGCGCGCGGTCCAGGTTGGGCGAGTCCATGCGGCAGTTCTCCACGTACACGTGCCGCACCCCGCCGCTGATCTCGCTCCCCAGCGTCACCCCGCCGTGCCCGTCCTTCATCTGGCACTCGCGGATGACGATGTTCTCGCTGGGCACGTTGATGCGCCGCCCGTCGGCGTTGCGGCCGCTCTTGATGGCGATGCAGTCGTCGCCCGTGTCGAAGAGGCAGTTCTCGATCAGCACGTCGCGGCATGACTCGGGGTTGCACCCGTCGTTGTTGGGCCCGTGGCTCACCACCGACACGCCGCGCACGGTGACGTTCTGGCAGAGCACGGGATTGATCTGCCACATGGGGGAGTTGATGATCGTCACCCCCTCCACCAGCACGTTGCGGCAGCGATACGGCTGGATGAACTGCGGGCGCAGGTACGATCCTTCGGCGAAGACGCGCTCCTGCACCGGGACGCCGGCCTCCATCATCTGGCCCAGGCGCTCGCGGGCGGGCTTCTGGTTGGGCACCCGGTCCCACTCCGGGTGCGTCTTCCACGCACCCTTCCACGGCCACCAGATGGTGGTGGTGGCCTGCCCATCCAGCGTCCCCTTGCCGGTGATGGCGACGTTCTCCTGCTCGAAGGCGTAGATGAGGGGCGAGTACCCCATCATCTCCATCCCCTCCCAGCGCGTGAATACGACGGGGAGGTAGTCCCTGGGGTTCTGGCTGAACGCGACCGTCGCGCCCTCGGACACGTGCAGGTTGACGTTGCTGCGCAGGTGGATGGGCCCGGTGAGGAAGCGCCCCGCCGGCACCACCACCCGCCCGCCGCCCGCCGCCGTGCACGCCGCGATCGCGCGCCGGAACGCCTCGGTGTTGTCGCGCGTGCCGTCGCCCACGCCGCCGAAGTCGGTGACCGGGAAGTCGCGCGCGGCGAAGGTGGGGGGCCGGATGCGCGCCAGGATCCCCGGCACGCGCGCCCACCCGGCCGCCTCCACTCCGCCGCCGAGAGTCGCGCACCCCGCCAGGAAGCCGGGCCCGATCAGCGCGGCCCCCGCCCCCAGCGACAGGGTGCGGACGAAGTCACGCCTGGAAAATTCGTGGTTCGGCATGTCGCTCCCGGGCCTCCACGGCCCCGCCATCGGGTGAATTTGTACCAGATTAGAGCGAATTGCGGGGGCGGGCCCCCTCCCCCGCTCGTCACCTCGCGGCCCCTCCCCCAAAAACTACCTGGGGGAGGGGCGTACGCGCGCATCTGCCTGTGGTGCCATCGATCCGTAGGGGCGCGATTCATCGCGCCCGCCCTCCGCCCCGCCTCGACCCTCGCGTTTTCACACCAATGTCCGCCTGCGCGAACTCCGGGTCCAATGCCGCGTTTCTGGAGCCGGCTTCAGCCGCCTTCCCGTCGTTCCAGCCGGGGGCTTCAGCCCCCGGTGCCCCGGCCCCCGGTGATCATTCCGCCCCCTACGCCACCTGCGGCGCCGCGAACAACGGCGCCGCCACCAGCGCCGTGGCACCGCGCAGGCGGGGATGCGTGCTGGTCTGCTCCGGAATCACGGGCGTCGCGGCGGCGGCGCGGGTCAGGGCGCGGCCTTCCACCTCCTCGCGCACCAGGTCGGCGATCAGGTCCCACCCCGCCGTGATCTCGCCGCCGACAACGATGCGCGACGGGTTCAGCGCGTTCACGATCATCGACAGCCCCAGACCCAGGTAGCGCCCCGTCTCGCGGATGGCGGAGAGGGCGCGCTCGTCGCCGGAGCGGGCGCGGCGCACGAGGTCGGTGACGGTGATGTCGTGGCGCTTCAGCAGCTCGCGCGACTCGGCGGGGGAGATGTCCTCCGCGCCCAGGTAGCGCCCCAGCGTCGCCAGGTTGGAGGTGTACGCCTCGAAGCACCCGCGCGCGCCGCACAGGCAGCGCGGCCCTTCCGGGTTCAGCGCGATGTGCCCGAACTCGCCCGCGGTGTGCGAATGCCCGCGCACCACCTGCCCGTTCACCACCATCCCCGCGCCCACGCCGTCGGACACGGTGACGTACACGAAGTCGCCCGCGCCGTCGCTGCGCTCCCCCAGCCACATGTGCGCGAGGGCGCAGGCGATGGGCGCGTTTTCGATCTGGACCGGCAGGTCGAGCGCGGCCTCCAGGGCTTCGCGCACGTCCACGTCGCGCCAGCCAAGCTGCGGCGAGTTGAGGATGCGCCCCGTGCCGCTGTCCACCATGCCGGGCACCACGAGCCCGACCCCCTGCACCTGCCAGCGCGCAGCGTAGCCCTCCACCAGCGTCTCCACGCGCGCGGCGATCTCCGCCACCAGCTCGTCGGGGTTGGTGACGGTGTCGAAGCTCTCCAGCGCGATCTCCGTCCCGTTGAAGTCGCTCAGCATCACGTAGGTGCGGGTGAAGCGGACGTCGACGGCCACCACCAGCCGGTCCTGCGTGCGCACCCAGAGCATGGTGGGCTTGCGGCCGCGGGCCGCCTCGCCCACGTCGCCCTCCATGATGGCGCCCTCGGCCAGCAGCTCGCCGGTGAGCGTCGTCACCATCCCGCGCCCGATCTCCATCATGCGCGCCAGGTCCGCGCGCGAGATGGGCTGGTGCTCGCGCACCAGGTTCAGCAGGATCTGCCGGTTGATGTCGCGCGAGGTGGAGCGCGTCGCGCGCTTGAAGTCGAGGGTGTTGATCTTTCTCATTCGGCTTCCGAATGGCGGCCCGATTGCGTTGCTTCCGCCCCGTGCGAAGAGGGTGCCAGGGGCGTCTGGCCGCTCCCCCTTGCGTTTTGTTCTACGCGAGAACAAATTGATGGAAAGGCGTTCCGGACGCAAGGGTCCAGGTGCCGCGGGGGTGAGGTTGAGCGTGTAATCCGCTCCCGTGGAACCCCTTATGTTCTCAGATCGAGCAAATGCCGCGCTCCCTCCGGCGGCGCGTCAATATCTTTCCCGAGCCCGAGTTTCCATGAGCACGCTCGAGATTCCCGCCGTCCAGGCGGTCGCCGCCGATACGCTGTTCCTGCACCCCGACCGCTTCTTCGATCCCGACCCGTCCGTCCGCAAAGTGGCGCGCACCCTGTACGAGGGCACGCGCGACCTTCCCATCGTCGCGCCGCACGGGCACGTGGATCCGCGGCTGCTGGCGGAGAACGAGCCGTTTCCGGAGCCCACCGCGCTCCTGATCATTCCGGACCACTACATCTTCCGCATGCTGTACTCGCGCGGCATCCCCATGGAGTCGCTGGGGATCCCCGCGCGCGACGGGGCGGAGGTGGAGAGCGATCCGCGCAATATCTGGCAGCTCTTCGCGGAAAACTATTACCTCTTCCGCGGCACGCCCACCGGGGTGTGGCTGGACCACGAGCTGCGCCACGTCTTCGGGGTGCGCCGTAAGCTGACGGGCGCCACCGCGCAGGCCGTGTACGACGAGATCGCGGAGAAGCTCGCCTCGCCGGAGTTCCGGCCGCGCGCCCTCTTCGAGCGCTTCAACATCGAAGTTCTGACGACCACCGACGCGGCGAGCGACACGCTGGAGCACCACCGCGCCATCCGCGAGTCGGGGTGGCGGGGCAGGGTAATTCCCACCTTCCGCCCTGACGCCGTCTTCCGCATCGCCGCGCCGGCGTGGCGCGACGAGATCGCGAAGCTGGCGCGGGCGCACGGCGCGCAGATCGCGGACTACGCGGGGTTCATCCGGGCGCTGGAGGAGCGGCGGGCCTTCTTCCGCTCGATGGGCGCCGTCGCCACGGACCACGCGGTGGTGGAGCCGCGCACCGAGCGCCTGCCGGAAGACGTGGCCGAGCGCCTCTTTGCCCGCGCCCTGGAAGGCGCGGCGACGGCGGGCGACCAGGCACGCTTCGAGGCGCACATGCTGATGGAGATGGCCCGCATGTCGTGCGAAGACGGGATGGTGATGCAGCTCCATCCCGGCGCCCTGCGCGATCACAACGGGATCATCTTCGACCGCTTCGGGCTGGACAAGGGGGCGGACATCCCCGTCGCGACCGAGTACACGCGCAACCTGCGCAACCTGCTCAGCGCGTACGGCAACGACCCGCGCCTCCGGCTGATCCTCTTTACGCTGGACGAGAGCACCTACGCGCGCGAGCTGGCGCCGCTGGCCGGGCACTACCCCGCGCTGCGGCTGGGGCCGCCCTGGTGGTTCCACGACAGCATCGAGGGGATGAAGCGCTTCCGCGAGCGGACCACCGAGACGGCCGGCATCTACAACACGGCCGGCTTCAACGACGACACGCGCGCCTTCTGCTCCATCCCCGCGCGCCACGACCTGGCGCGCCGCGTGGACGCCAACTGGCTGGCTGGCCTGGTGGCGCGGCACGTGATCGAGCTGGACGACGCGCGCGAGATGGCGCACGCCCTGGCGTACGGCCTGGTGCGCGAGACGTACCGGCTGGACGGAGGGCGATAGGATGCCCGCGGTGATGGCGGCGAAGCCGGAGGCGGTGCTCATCCACCCCGCGGACAACGTGGTGGTGGCGACGATGCCGCTCCCCGCCGGCCACGAGGTGGTGGTGGAGGGCGCGGCCGTCGTGCTGCGCGACGAGGTCCCCGCCGGCCACAAGATCGCCCTGCGCGCGCTGGCCGAGGGGGAGCAGGTGGTGAAGTACGGCTTCCCCATTGGCCTGACGACGGCGGCGGTGCCGGCGGGCGGGTGGATCCACTCGCACAACCTGCGCACCGGCCTTTCCGGCACGCTGGAGTACCGCTACGACCCCGCGCCCCGCGCCGAGCGCCCCGCCGGCCCCGTGCCCACCTTCATGGGCTTCCGCCGCGCCAGCGGGCGCGTGGGGACGCGCAACGAGATCTGGATCGTGAACACCGTCGGCTGCGTGAACACCGCGGCGGAGCGGATCGCGCGCGCCGCCACGGAGCGCTTCGCGGGGCGGGTGGACGGGGTGCACGCCTTCAGCCACCCGTACGGATGCAGCCAGCTGGGCGACGACCTGCACAACACGCAGCACGTCCTGGCCGGCCTCATCCGCCATCCCAACGCGGGCGGCGTGCTGGTGCTGGGCCTCGGCTGCGAGAACAACCAGATGGCCGAGCTCCTCGCGCTCGCGGGCGAGCTGGAGGGCAACCGCATCCGCTTCTTCAACACGCAGGACGTGGTGGACGAGGTGGAGGAGGGGGTGCAGGCCGTGGAGTCGCTGGTGCGGGCCATCGAGGGCGACCGGCGGGTGGAGTGCCCGGCCAGCGAGCTGATCCTGGGCCACAAGTGCGGCGGCTCGGACGGCTTCAGCGGGATCTCCGCCAACCCGCTCGTGGGCCGCATCGCGGACCGCGTGACGGCGCTGGGCGGCGGCGTCATCCTCACCGAGGTGCCGGAGATGTTCGGCGCCGAGCAGGTGCTGATGAACCGCGCCGCCAGCGAGGAAGTCTTCCGCGACGTCGCCGCCATGATCAACGACTTCAAGGAGTACTTCCTCCGCCACAACCAGCCCGTGTACGAGAATCCCTCGCCGGGCAACAAGGCGGGCGGCCTCACCACGCTGGAGGAGAAGTCGCTCGGCGCTATCCAAAAGGGCGGCCAGGCCACCGTGCAGCGCGTGCTTCGATACGGCGAGCCCGCGGCCACGGGCGGCCTCTCGCTGCTCGAAGCCCCCGGCAACGACGGCGTCTCCTCCACCGCGATGGTGGCGAGCGGCGCGACGATCCTGCTCTTCACCACGGGCCGCGGCACCCCGCTCGGCTTCCCGGTGCCGACGATCAAGATCTCGTCCAACAGCGCCATCTTTGAAAAGAAGCCGCACTGGATCGACTTCAACGCCGGCGCTCTCCTGGACGGCGTGGCGACGCTGGACGGCATCGCGGACGAGCTCCTCGCCACGATCCTTGAAGTCGCCTCCGGCCGCCAGACGAACAACGAGAAGCACGGCTACCGCGAGATCGCCATCTGGAAAGAGGGAGTCACGCTATGAAAAAACAGCGGGCCTCACACAGAGAACACAGAGATAACGACGAGCCGCAGAGAACCCCTTCTTTCGTTCTTTCTGTACCCTCTGTGTCTCTGTGTGAGGCTGTTGATTCATGACCTTCCCCCGCCTTGGCCGCGCACTCGTGTCGTCGCCCGAGTTCCAGGCGCGCCACGACGTCGCCGTGCCCGCGCCCGAGCTGCTCGACCTCCCGGAAAAGGTGGTCCAGTTCGGCACCGGCGCCTTCCTGCGCGGCTTCGTGGACGCCTTCCTCGACACCGCCAACCGCGAGGGCCGCTTCGCCGGGCGCGTGGTGATGGTCGGCAGCACCGGCAGCGGGCGCGACGAGGTGCTGAGCGCGCAGGACGGCCTCTACACGCTGGCGCTGCAGGGGATCGCGGACGGCGCGCCGCACCGCGAGCACCGCATCATCGCCTCCGTGAGCCGTGCGCTCTCCGCGCGGGCGGAGTGGGACGAGGTGCTGGCGTGCGCGCGCGACCCGCAACTGGAGCTCGTCTTCAGCAACACGACCGAGGTCGGCATCGTGCTGGACGAGGGCGACGAACCGAACCTGGACCCGCCGCGCTCCTTTCCCGGCAAGCTCGCGCGCTTCCTGTACGAGCGCGCGCAGGCCTTTGCGTACGATCCCGCGCACGGCGTGGCGGTGATTCCGT contains:
- a CDS encoding ROK family protein, which codes for MRKINTLDFKRATRSTSRDINRQILLNLVREHQPISRADLARMMEIGRGMVTTLTGELLAEGAIMEGDVGEAARGRKPTMLWVRTQDRLVVAVDVRFTRTYVMLSDFNGTEIALESFDTVTNPDELVAEIAARVETLVEGYAARWQVQGVGLVVPGMVDSGTGRILNSPQLGWRDVDVREALEAALDLPVQIENAPIACALAHMWLGERSDGAGDFVYVTVSDGVGAGMVVNGQVVRGHSHTAGEFGHIALNPEGPRCLCGARGCFEAYTSNLATLGRYLGAEDISPAESRELLKRHDITVTDLVRRARSGDERALSAIRETGRYLGLGLSMIVNALNPSRIVVGGEITAGWDLIADLVREEVEGRALTRAAAATPVIPEQTSTHPRLRGATALVAAPLFAAPQVA
- a CDS encoding DUF4861 domain-containing protein: MKHLQTCIRASALLLALAAPLSGQQRGALVVRTENRLAAERPDETISIAWSALRQALPGVLPDRVRVTDAGTGVEIVSQPLDGDADGTTDELLFQASYRPRETRDFVVEAVAPRDSVRPRVHARHDTHRDDVAWESDRIAFRIYGQGLWQAKEFEPLVSSGIDIWPKRVRDLIVDRWYAKGHDAYHRDTGEGADFYSVGTTLGAGGSAVWRNGTLHRARNFKTHRIIADGPIRAVFELGYEPWDAGGMQVSETKRISIDAGHNFFRQEITYRTQGGAEIPYAVGTVKREGIVGASSRSGAWAWVTTWGPVERKNGGHGSLGTAILMEKTRMEPRETDDHYLAISTARPGVPTVQYVGAGWTASGDFRAVEDWWRATDAFAARLANPIRVTLRRNGADLPVSAQ
- a CDS encoding glycoside hydrolase family 88 protein; translation: MPRLQSPGILAALLLAALAGAPAQAQIAHLPAAQQLGEGTRQPNDAPVAIPNAVPRARRSPDGQPWSVRIARSVMRRNPQTHRRWDYTAGVVLGAIERVGLARRDAAMMEYVRTNMDRWVKPDGSIEGYDPAEYNIDEVAQGRLLFGLLERTRDARYRRAADRLREQLRTQPRTAEGGFWHKKIYPQQMWLDGLFMGAPFYAQYGRTFNEPAALDDVARQFFLVSRHTRDPRTGLMYHGWDAARAQSWADTATGLSPNFWGRAMGWYVMGLVDALDHFPATHPDRPALIRELGDAAEAIARVQDPVTGLWWNMLDQPNRTGNYLEGSASSMFVYALAKGARLGYLDADYRRFAERGFDGLLTNLVRDNADGTSSLVNVVQVSGLGGNPRRDGSVRDGTFAYYASEPVVTDDYKGVGPLILAALELGR
- a CDS encoding glycoside hydrolase family 28 protein, with translation MPNHEFSRRDFVRTLSLGAGAALIGPGFLAGCATLGGGVEAAGWARVPGILARIRPPTFAARDFPVTDFGGVGDGTRDNTEAFRRAIAACTAAGGGRVVVPAGRFLTGPIHLRSNVNLHVSEGATVAFSQNPRDYLPVVFTRWEGMEMMGYSPLIYAFEQENVAITGKGTLDGQATTTIWWPWKGAWKTHPEWDRVPNQKPARERLGQMMEAGVPVQERVFAEGSYLRPQFIQPYRCRNVLVEGVTIINSPMWQINPVLCQNVTVRGVSVVSHGPNNDGCNPESCRDVLIENCLFDTGDDCIAIKSGRNADGRRINVPSENIVIRECQMKDGHGGVTLGSEISGGVRHVYVENCRMDSPNLDRALRFKNNAMRGGILEHVYMRNVTVGQVKDAVLSVDLYYEEGQAGPFVPVVRNVEMRNVTSSKSNYALYMRAYPRSEISNIRIIDSRFDGVARGNMAEGVKELVFDDVLINGTRATPTSHRAPDKTTADLLPSDRRVPAPAVRP
- the uxaC gene encoding glucuronate isomerase; this encodes MSTLEIPAVQAVAADTLFLHPDRFFDPDPSVRKVARTLYEGTRDLPIVAPHGHVDPRLLAENEPFPEPTALLIIPDHYIFRMLYSRGIPMESLGIPARDGAEVESDPRNIWQLFAENYYLFRGTPTGVWLDHELRHVFGVRRKLTGATAQAVYDEIAEKLASPEFRPRALFERFNIEVLTTTDAASDTLEHHRAIRESGWRGRVIPTFRPDAVFRIAAPAWRDEIAKLARAHGAQIADYAGFIRALEERRAFFRSMGAVATDHAVVEPRTERLPEDVAERLFARALEGAATAGDQARFEAHMLMEMARMSCEDGMVMQLHPGALRDHNGIIFDRFGLDKGADIPVATEYTRNLRNLLSAYGNDPRLRLILFTLDESTYARELAPLAGHYPALRLGPPWWFHDSIEGMKRFRERTTETAGIYNTAGFNDDTRAFCSIPARHDLARRVDANWLAGLVARHVIELDDAREMAHALAYGLVRETYRLDGGR
- the kduI gene encoding 5-dehydro-4-deoxy-D-glucuronate isomerase, which translates into the protein MHYLPGPEQTRRMTTEELRAGFLVPALFQPGAATLRFVELDRVVLGGIVPAGDGIGLVAPPEMAAEFFLERREVGILNVGGAGRVTADGTVYTMANRDGLYLGRGTREVVFHSDDPATPARFYLVSYPAHASFPAAHVPQSEADLTELGTPEQANQRRLRKYFHPGGVPTAQLVMGVTELQAGSVWNTMPAHTHARRTEVYLYFDVPADAVVFHMMGEPTETRHLVMRDGDVALSPGWSIHSGCGTRNYTFCWAMGGENQVFSDMQGVAMGDLR
- the kduD gene encoding 2-dehydro-3-deoxy-D-gluconate 5-dehydrogenase KduD, whose amino-acid sequence is MTASMMARFSLAGKRALVTGASRGLGQAIAVGLAEAGADVVCASTRRSGTDETAAYVRAAGRTAWQVEADLSDRAAVLAMADDAESAAGSIDILVNNGGTISRHPAVDHPLEEWDRVLRTNLDSVFILSQRLGARMVERGAGKIVNVASLLSFSGGITVPGYTASKHAVAGVTRALANEWARHGVQVNAVAPGYFRTDNTQRLQDDPVRAGEISARIPAGRWGEAEDLAGAVVFLASPAADYVNGHVLVVDGGWMAR